From the genome of Pyrobaculum sp. 3827-6, one region includes:
- a CDS encoding S1 family peptidase: MSLKSIIQKSVRLRGERPWRGMLVGKEAFRKGAPGLGELGVAVALFLAVSVYGLSLTDRWDNLAGGVQIEVGYYQTPDRYFLYGYCSLGAPVYWYEGGARVFGYLTAGHCTNSQYQDVVRQPYRDLNAPDSNYIGDVIKDSYYTGPTPVVDAALIKITTSSRTVKPWIATSAVGFQTDALVNWYYTVTNAPRDPGGSGYSKLGFRCQYDSSLIIYDLYITQDNALVYRVIKRGGGIINACPGDSGGPVFYMWSQRIDSMTVYYANILGIVKGGNAYAYPTVLFVTPIDESLNRLQVYLYTYRS; this comes from the coding sequence ATGTCACTAAAAAGTATAATACAAAAAAGTGTACGTCTCAGAGGTGAGAGGCCTTGGAGGGGAATGTTAGTTGGTAAAGAGGCTTTTAGGAAAGGCGCGCCGGGGCTAGGTGAGCTGGGAGTTGCTGTGGCGTTGTTTCTCGCGGTGTCTGTATATGGGCTGTCGCTTACAGATAGGTGGGATAACCTCGCTGGAGGTGTCCAAATCGAGGTAGGTTATTACCAGACCCCCGACCGGTACTTCCTATATGGGTACTGCAGTCTTGGGGCGCCGGTGTATTGGTACGAAGGCGGGGCGCGGGTATTCGGCTACCTCACAGCTGGCCACTGCACAAATAGTCAATATCAAGACGTCGTGCGCCAGCCGTACAGAGATTTAAATGCGCCTGACAGCAACTATATTGGAGATGTGATTAAAGACAGCTACTATACAGGCCCTACTCCGGTGGTGGACGCAGCTCTAATAAAAATAACAACATCAAGCAGAACTGTAAAGCCGTGGATCGCCACCTCCGCAGTGGGATTCCAGACAGACGCGCTCGTAAACTGGTACTACACAGTGACTAATGCGCCACGAGACCCGGGAGGTAGCGGATATTCAAAACTCGGATTTAGATGCCAATACGACTCAAGTCTCATTATCTACGATCTTTACATAACGCAGGACAATGCCTTGGTCTATAGAGTAATTAAAAGAGGCGGAGGAATTATAAATGCTTGCCCAGGTGATAGCGGAGGCCCTGTGTTCTACATGTGGAGCCAAAGAATCGACTCTATGACTGTGTATTATGCAAATATACTTGGTATCGTAAAGGGCGGCAACGCATACGCATATCCTACAGTGCTATTTGTAACTCCCATTGACGAATCTTTAAATAGGTTACAAGTATATCTATATACGTATAGGTCATGA
- a CDS encoding class I SAM-dependent DNA methyltransferase yields the protein MSSTREVAVQDKLYKLIYESIRNARFDGVELTIEREYPVGDNKRADLAIIDKETKMPILIIETKRKYVEAGTFKTNPRIHPVSSSVLGQALCYAYLIKRDQKLPTTPLFATANPDGIFLFRPVEKPEKFIDIRACEESRYADVLKPGALNALVDSYRLDILKVREDEVQKMLETSVKVWKMTVNLQQVQIGLDNWFIEYLRINFIDALMNYGAAEYMRAELETNNRQNKYYALLDRLARDNGYKNGLADIVGSNLERVEDLARMMLYVLMNKIIFYKVLEKNYQLPKLPECKSPAKYLKDLRERFEDAIAKTKDFEAVFITGLYDEIRLPGDPAICDVLNDFNKLLDEVDILQIGDVIGYIYERLIPAEERHRLGQFYTPPAVAKLIARWTIRDSSDKVLDPGTGSGTFLTEAYARLYLLKTGRDLQTSRPSKEVHEAILSQLYGIDINAFPLQLTAVNLSMRNVRAPSTQLKLIHQDFFAIMPNQQVLLPYRLVTANKVVDKSEVVPGDFDAVVGNPPYTRWVEIPDSTQNLILNTLSNELQRYDLRPDPRRGREPGIYVYWIMHATRFLKEGGRLGMIISNMWLQTDYGVEFGKFLLDNYRIRALIDVSYRLFTALISTVIVLAEKDASRNKDNEVLLARVPPIDSKLSDRDVENKLSEILDCIGSAVDEDSYEFNKEKLRECQKLGVRYHFIKQSEIPRDRKWISLFFGGVEDVVNKLEELASEGKLMIRAGEWFKPSYGNAVYLCLSSWGKVGGVRNLGAKEFFYFNEDKAKRWGFTHICHEEDVKGLHCCLAPAITRSQWVKTFIFSRDDWERLRREGKDVYLFMCHEPSDKLSENVREYIKWGESDECRTRISGTRGGGRRCSEAVACEARQKVGSPWFYGWYDLGGYIPTPIMAIRQAGYHPQFFLAEMSLVTYDAIITFIPRVRVKVGNWVFDPVEWNKKYGNIIDGVKSGVELDEAEVKALLAYLNSTLNWLWLEQNGRRTGGGILALEVNTAEMMPILNVKALDGGVVSELARLFDELEAEARRLMGLKPAGDPPGEEEEEEVGGAKLEMFKRLKPKFLEIDKKIAQALGLGVDVEELWSYAWEMMERRVKGAERIARPGARPLENRQESSRRRRRGGGSPPGVDLTMFF from the coding sequence ATGTCCTCCACGCGTGAGGTTGCTGTTCAAGACAAACTCTACAAGCTGATCTATGAGTCTATCCGAAACGCTAGGTTCGACGGGGTAGAGCTGACTATAGAGAGAGAGTACCCAGTTGGCGATAACAAGAGGGCTGATCTGGCGATCATTGATAAAGAGACCAAAATGCCAATACTCATTATTGAGACAAAGAGGAAGTATGTAGAGGCTGGCACATTCAAGACGAACCCTAGGATACACCCGGTGAGTAGCTCTGTGCTCGGCCAAGCCCTCTGCTACGCCTATTTAATAAAGAGGGACCAGAAACTGCCGACGACGCCGCTATTCGCAACAGCAAATCCAGATGGCATATTCCTATTCCGGCCAGTTGAGAAGCCCGAGAAGTTCATCGACATAAGGGCATGTGAGGAGTCCCGCTATGCGGACGTCCTCAAGCCAGGCGCGTTAAACGCCCTGGTAGACAGCTACAGGCTCGACATACTCAAGGTTAGGGAGGATGAAGTGCAGAAGATGCTTGAGACAAGCGTCAAGGTATGGAAAATGACCGTCAATTTGCAACAAGTCCAAATAGGCTTAGACAATTGGTTCATCGAGTACCTCAGAATCAACTTCATAGACGCGTTGATGAACTACGGAGCCGCAGAGTACATGAGGGCTGAGCTGGAGACGAACAACAGGCAGAACAAATATTACGCCCTACTGGACAGGCTAGCCAGGGACAACGGCTACAAGAACGGGTTGGCGGACATTGTGGGCAGTAATTTGGAGAGGGTTGAGGACTTGGCTAGGATGATGCTTTACGTGCTCATGAACAAGATAATATTCTACAAAGTACTTGAGAAAAATTATCAACTGCCGAAACTACCCGAGTGCAAGTCGCCAGCCAAGTACCTGAAGGATTTGAGAGAGCGGTTCGAGGACGCAATCGCCAAGACCAAGGACTTCGAGGCGGTGTTCATAACAGGCCTCTACGACGAGATTAGGCTACCCGGCGATCCAGCCATCTGCGACGTACTCAACGACTTTAACAAGCTCCTCGATGAGGTGGACATACTGCAGATCGGCGACGTAATTGGATACATCTACGAAAGGCTGATACCGGCCGAGGAGAGGCACAGACTCGGCCAGTTCTACACGCCCCCCGCCGTGGCCAAGCTGATAGCGAGGTGGACAATCAGGGACTCCAGCGACAAGGTGCTGGACCCGGGGACCGGGTCTGGCACCTTCCTCACAGAGGCATACGCGAGGCTTTACCTCCTCAAGACGGGGAGGGATCTGCAGACGTCGAGGCCCTCGAAGGAGGTGCACGAGGCAATACTTAGCCAGCTTTATGGAATAGACATCAACGCATTTCCGCTACAGCTCACCGCAGTAAATCTCTCCATGAGAAACGTCAGGGCGCCTAGCACTCAGTTGAAACTTATCCACCAGGATTTTTTCGCCATCATGCCGAATCAACAGGTTTTGTTACCCTACAGGCTTGTCACAGCTAACAAAGTTGTTGACAAAAGCGAGGTGGTGCCCGGAGACTTCGACGCAGTTGTAGGCAATCCGCCCTACACGAGGTGGGTTGAGATACCCGATAGCACTCAAAACCTAATACTCAATACCCTCAGTAACGAGCTTCAGAGGTATGATTTAAGGCCGGATCCGCGCAGGGGAAGGGAGCCCGGCATCTACGTCTACTGGATTATGCACGCCACGAGGTTCCTTAAGGAAGGCGGCAGACTGGGGATGATAATCAGCAATATGTGGCTCCAGACGGACTACGGCGTCGAGTTCGGCAAATTCCTACTCGACAACTACAGGATAAGGGCTCTGATCGACGTCTCCTACAGGCTGTTCACCGCGCTGATATCCACGGTGATAGTCTTGGCCGAAAAGGACGCAAGCAGAAACAAGGACAACGAGGTGTTGCTGGCGAGGGTGCCGCCGATAGACAGCAAGCTAAGCGATAGAGACGTGGAGAACAAGCTCTCAGAAATCCTTGACTGCATAGGTAGCGCCGTGGACGAAGACAGCTACGAATTCAACAAGGAGAAGCTCAGGGAGTGTCAGAAGCTGGGCGTGCGGTACCACTTCATAAAGCAGTCAGAAATCCCAAGAGACAGAAAGTGGATAAGCCTCTTCTTCGGCGGTGTTGAGGATGTAGTCAACAAGCTGGAGGAGCTGGCCAGCGAGGGTAAGCTGATGATCAGGGCTGGCGAGTGGTTTAAGCCCAGTTATGGCAACGCTGTTTACTTATGTTTATCCAGCTGGGGAAAGGTAGGGGGCGTACGCAATTTAGGCGCCAAGGAGTTCTTCTACTTCAATGAGGATAAGGCCAAGAGGTGGGGGTTCACCCATATCTGCCATGAGGAGGACGTGAAGGGCCTCCACTGTTGCTTGGCGCCTGCGATAACTAGGTCTCAGTGGGTTAAGACCTTCATATTCTCTAGAGACGACTGGGAGAGGCTTAGACGCGAGGGTAAGGATGTATACCTATTCATGTGTCACGAGCCGAGTGACAAACTCTCGGAAAACGTGAGGGAGTACATAAAGTGGGGCGAAAGCGACGAGTGCAGGACGAGGATCAGCGGGACTAGGGGCGGCGGCCGGAGGTGTAGCGAGGCGGTGGCATGTGAAGCAAGACAGAAGGTTGGCAGTCCTTGGTTCTACGGCTGGTACGATCTAGGCGGCTACATACCCACGCCAATAATGGCTATAAGGCAGGCTGGATACCATCCACAGTTCTTTCTAGCAGAAATGTCTCTAGTTACTTATGACGCCATCATCACGTTCATACCCAGGGTCAGGGTTAAGGTCGGCAACTGGGTCTTCGATCCGGTTGAGTGGAATAAGAAATATGGCAATATTATCGACGGCGTTAAGAGCGGCGTCGAGCTCGACGAGGCCGAGGTCAAGGCCCTGCTGGCCTACCTGAACTCGACGCTTAACTGGCTCTGGCTTGAGCAGAATGGCAGGAGGACTGGCGGCGGCATTCTAGCCCTTGAGGTCAACACCGCCGAGATGATGCCCATCCTTAACGTCAAGGCTTTGGATGGGGGTGTTGTCAGCGAGCTGGCTAGGCTCTTTGACGAGCTTGAGGCAGAGGCCAGGAGGCTGATGGGCCTTAAGCCCGCTGGCGATCCTCCCGGCGAGGAGGAAGAGGAGGAGGTCGGCGGCGCCAAGCTTGAGATGTTTAAGAGGCTTAAGCCCAAGTTTCTGGAGATTGATAAAAAGATTGCTCAAGCGCTGGGCCTCGGCGTCGATGTGGAGGAGCTGTGGAGCTACGCGTGGGAGATGATGGAGAGGAGGGTAAAGGGAGCTGAAAGAATCGCGAGACCTGGAGCTAGGCCTCTTGAAAATCGGCAGGAGTCTTCTAGACGCCGTAGGAGAGGCGGGGGCTCTCCACCTGGTGTCGATCTTACAATGTTTTTCTAA
- a CDS encoding CBS domain-containing protein — MIGDYAKTDVVKAFPTTPIREVAKLMAERRVGLVVLVDPRQQDRVVGVVSERDVVKAVAFDADLNSPVDTIATKNVVTLDYGENVAKAAEVFKKYGIRHVVVTKDGRLYGVLSIRDIIREEAILREVAEYYEWTFEPGMSA; from the coding sequence ATGATTGGGGACTACGCCAAGACAGACGTGGTCAAGGCCTTCCCCACCACGCCTATTAGAGAGGTGGCGAAGCTGATGGCCGAGAGGAGGGTTGGCCTCGTTGTTCTAGTCGACCCCAGGCAACAGGACAGAGTCGTCGGCGTCGTCTCAGAACGCGACGTGGTTAAGGCCGTCGCCTTCGACGCAGACTTGAACTCGCCGGTGGACACCATAGCCACTAAAAACGTGGTCACGCTCGACTACGGCGAAAACGTGGCGAAGGCCGCCGAGGTGTTTAAGAAGTACGGCATACGCCACGTGGTGGTTACGAAAGACGGCAGGCTGTACGGCGTCTTGTCTATAAGAGACATAATTAGAGAGGAGGCCATACTAAGGGAGGTGGCTGAGTACTACGAGTGGACTTTCGAGCCCGGCATGTCTGCGTAA
- a CDS encoding haloacid dehalogenase, whose amino-acid sequence MLDVKKLYDELRRYEQVKDEVVQTSIKVARLSKAVVYSTIRKDFASAERAMRDMEEAVAKLKKLIEEWPMFYGNATTGLQEYVEATALYRYLKEGRLPTREELGVDVYTYLMGIAEIAGELGRTATEELLRKEVEPARRLKEAVERLYLDLLALEPRDFELRKKVDYVGSQANWIIEKLFYATSCRREEGPPATP is encoded by the coding sequence ATGCTCGACGTCAAGAAGCTATACGACGAGCTGAGGCGCTACGAGCAAGTCAAGGACGAGGTTGTCCAGACGTCGATAAAAGTGGCGAGGCTCTCCAAGGCCGTGGTGTACTCCACAATTAGAAAAGACTTCGCGTCTGCCGAGAGGGCTATGCGAGACATGGAGGAGGCTGTGGCGAAGTTGAAAAAGCTTATAGAGGAGTGGCCCATGTTCTACGGAAACGCCACCACGGGGCTTCAGGAGTATGTAGAGGCCACGGCGCTGTACAGATACCTAAAAGAGGGGAGGCTACCCACCAGAGAGGAGCTGGGAGTCGACGTCTACACCTACCTAATGGGCATCGCCGAGATCGCCGGCGAGCTAGGCAGAACCGCCACAGAGGAGTTGTTGAGGAAAGAGGTGGAGCCGGCGCGGCGGCTTAAAGAAGCCGTTGAGAGGCTGTACCTCGACCTATTGGCGCTGGAGCCCAGAGACTTCGAGCTAAGGAAAAAAGTGGACTACGTGGGGTCCCAAGCCAATTGGATCATCGAGAAGCTTTTCTACGCCACCTCATGCAGGCGGGAGGAGGGACCACCTGCGACACCTTGA
- a CDS encoding NAD(P)/FAD-dependent oxidoreductase gives MKPRAKVLGLGPSGSAFLRFYGRAHGVDWARRYFKACGEAVPVETPLVDMKYVVDKVKRYKFYGWRREVGEVAYAKARWYIVDKGAWVESMRGGGEGGGEWEVLVKAGGPYQSEGEKITIARAYVDGVKLEEEAAYFIFPESAVGFYWVFPHGGVYNVGGGFVGVANPVPHVLQFVEKWLGGGRVLEVRGAPFTVVPRVVLHDGEGFRVGEAAGLVYPLTGEGIRPGILSAKALAEALATKNPLETYRRAVEPLVRQIEFQKKLLKTAERLAARGEALIELADDRILRDYIEENLSARTLFTVLARRPAAGIRLVAALVK, from the coding sequence ATGAAGCCTCGGGCGAAGGTACTGGGTCTAGGCCCCTCGGGGTCGGCGTTTCTGAGGTTCTACGGCAGGGCGCACGGCGTCGACTGGGCGAGGCGCTACTTCAAGGCCTGCGGTGAGGCGGTCCCCGTCGAGACCCCCCTCGTCGACATGAAGTACGTGGTGGATAAGGTGAAGAGGTACAAGTTCTACGGCTGGAGGAGGGAGGTAGGAGAGGTAGCCTATGCAAAGGCTAGGTGGTACATAGTGGACAAAGGCGCCTGGGTGGAGTCCATGAGAGGCGGCGGGGAGGGCGGCGGGGAGTGGGAGGTCTTGGTCAAGGCGGGCGGTCCGTACCAAAGCGAGGGGGAGAAGATTACGATAGCCAGGGCGTACGTCGACGGGGTGAAGCTGGAGGAGGAGGCGGCGTACTTCATCTTTCCGGAAAGCGCCGTGGGGTTCTACTGGGTATTTCCCCACGGCGGGGTCTACAACGTCGGCGGGGGCTTCGTTGGCGTGGCTAACCCAGTCCCCCACGTGCTTCAGTTTGTCGAGAAGTGGCTGGGCGGGGGGCGGGTTCTGGAGGTGAGAGGCGCCCCCTTCACCGTGGTCCCCAGGGTGGTTCTCCACGACGGCGAGGGGTTTAGAGTTGGCGAGGCTGCTGGGCTGGTCTACCCCCTCACCGGGGAGGGGATTCGGCCGGGGATACTCTCCGCGAAGGCCCTCGCCGAGGCCCTGGCGACGAAAAACCCGCTGGAGACGTATAGACGCGCCGTGGAGCCCCTTGTGAGGCAGATAGAGTTTCAGAAGAAGTTGCTGAAAACCGCCGAGAGGCTTGCCGCGAGGGGGGAGGCCCTCATCGAGCTGGCCGACGACCGGATACTGAGGGACTACATCGAGGAGAACCTATCGGCGAGGACCCTCTTCACTGTACTGGCCAGGAGGCCAGCCGCGGGGATTAGGCTGGTGGCGGCGTTGGTTAAGTAG
- a CDS encoding ATP-binding protein: MEFRIRGYRCLEDFVVDVEDLLVILGPNGAGKSSLLEALYLAASGGGATPPGPQTPLKIVLMARGEPFSPDFGRDRAQLNETVLSRVECAPGGDAELNKLLQGISVQLFFGWLAKLSGLPVSEFAYRELGRLYLCGPGGASAAAVFANFVVDWRTGGVGEALLVTPRLAAEMDYVAPLVDTIAVGNPGWFSEALRFFEKYGVRDVRNINGIPHVVGRSILPMSAAPAGLAYALVVSLALGGGRFVFIDEPEAHMHPTLINTVRDAVERALDAGRRVVVATQSIEVVDKLASIGRGRVLRMRDCKKYDEIEMPEARRRLDELYEDLRYY, encoded by the coding sequence GTGGAGTTTAGGATTAGGGGGTATAGGTGTCTTGAAGATTTCGTCGTAGACGTCGAGGATTTGTTGGTGATCTTGGGGCCTAATGGCGCTGGGAAGTCTTCTCTTCTTGAGGCCCTCTACCTGGCGGCTTCTGGCGGCGGGGCCACCCCGCCGGGGCCCCAAACGCCCTTGAAAATTGTGTTGATGGCGCGGGGGGAGCCTTTCAGCCCGGACTTTGGCCGGGACCGCGCCCAGCTTAACGAGACTGTATTGTCTAGAGTTGAGTGCGCCCCGGGCGGCGACGCGGAGTTGAACAAGTTGCTACAGGGAATCTCCGTACAGCTTTTCTTCGGGTGGCTGGCCAAATTGTCCGGGTTGCCGGTGTCGGAGTTTGCATATCGGGAGCTCGGTAGGCTTTACCTCTGCGGGCCGGGCGGCGCCTCCGCCGCCGCGGTTTTCGCGAACTTCGTGGTGGACTGGCGTACAGGCGGTGTTGGGGAGGCCCTGCTCGTGACGCCTAGGCTAGCCGCCGAGATGGACTACGTGGCGCCGCTTGTCGACACCATAGCAGTGGGGAACCCCGGCTGGTTTAGCGAAGCCTTGAGGTTTTTTGAGAAATACGGCGTGAGGGACGTGAGGAATATCAACGGCATACCCCATGTGGTGGGGAGGAGCATCCTGCCGATGAGCGCCGCGCCGGCAGGTCTTGCGTACGCCCTTGTAGTATCCCTCGCCCTCGGCGGCGGCAGATTCGTCTTCATCGACGAGCCGGAGGCGCATATGCACCCCACGCTTATCAACACCGTGCGGGACGCCGTGGAACGCGCCCTCGACGCGGGGAGGAGGGTGGTGGTGGCTACGCAGAGCATTGAGGTAGTTGACAAGCTAGCCTCGATAGGGAGGGGGCGGGTGTTGAGGATGCGCGACTGTAAGAAATACGACGAGATAGAAATGCCGGAGGCTAGGAGGCGCCTCGACGAGCTTTATGAAGACCTCAGATATTACTGA
- a CDS encoding winged helix-turn-helix domain-containing protein yields the protein MEGRRKFLPDVYTAARILHVLSQSPLPTAGVAAAARTSYEKALQYLTHLAQRGLVASVDGRWHLTKEGQAALLKLEEVVKTLAGINLSDAVRKRR from the coding sequence ATGGAAGGGCGAAGGAAATTCTTACCTGACGTATACACGGCGGCTAGGATTCTACACGTCCTTAGCCAAAGCCCTCTGCCAACCGCCGGCGTAGCCGCCGCGGCTAGGACAAGCTACGAAAAGGCTCTCCAGTACCTAACCCACCTGGCGCAGAGAGGCTTGGTGGCCAGCGTAGACGGCAGATGGCACCTAACAAAAGAGGGGCAAGCCGCCCTACTAAAACTTGAAGAGGTGGTAAAAACGCTAGCCGGCATAAACCTCAGCGACGCGGTAAGAAAGAGACGCTAG
- a CDS encoding chromatin protein Cren7, with product MAEEILNREYEVEWGGRVYRLRPVKAWILQPPGKPGVVVALFRLPDGRTVRRVIMRLPP from the coding sequence GTGGCTGAGGAGATTTTGAACCGGGAGTACGAGGTGGAGTGGGGGGGCCGCGTCTATAGGCTAAGGCCCGTAAAGGCGTGGATCCTCCAGCCGCCCGGCAAGCCGGGCGTAGTGGTGGCCTTGTTTAGACTGCCAGACGGCAGAACTGTCAGGAGGGTCATAATGAGGCTACCGCCTTGA
- a CDS encoding S1 family peptidase, with translation MSEKRIYQIIVIAGLIGVILFVYAATYPNQKFRPLVAGVQYEARWGLFEIFGGICSLGYPVALPTSPNQPWGYVSASHCIESRIGVSIYQPSKGSDTYIGTSRSDKISVSLDVYAIDIVNKSIISNKIIVLPVGTTYTISKYYTNSELGNMIGSTICKTGRTTLTTCGDFADFRSSDGRGWVVASSPYSSCDYRPIIAGEGDSGGVVWYFYGDGTAVAGVLYSMDTGKCCRTFTTWDGSQVYGCDNFFFRSVDTVNQALGVVGWR, from the coding sequence ATGTCTGAAAAAAGAATATATCAAATAATAGTTATAGCCGGCTTAATAGGTGTAATATTGTTTGTATACGCCGCAACATACCCGAATCAGAAGTTTAGACCCCTCGTCGCTGGCGTTCAATATGAGGCGAGATGGGGACTGTTTGAAATCTTCGGAGGGATATGTAGTCTAGGTTACCCCGTAGCCTTACCCACGTCGCCAAATCAGCCATGGGGTTACGTTTCAGCGTCGCATTGTATTGAGTCAAGAATAGGTGTAAGTATTTATCAGCCCTCGAAAGGGTCAGATACCTACATAGGGACGTCGAGATCAGATAAAATTTCCGTATCTCTCGACGTTTATGCCATAGATATTGTGAACAAATCTATTATTAGCAATAAAATAATTGTTCTACCAGTTGGGACTACATATACAATATCAAAATATTATACAAACTCTGAATTGGGAAATATGATAGGAAGTACTATATGCAAAACAGGTAGAACAACATTGACGACGTGTGGAGATTTTGCAGATTTTAGATCAAGCGATGGACGGGGATGGGTAGTAGCTTCCAGTCCTTATTCATCATGTGACTATAGGCCAATAATCGCCGGGGAGGGTGACAGCGGGGGAGTAGTTTGGTATTTTTATGGTGACGGCACAGCAGTAGCCGGAGTGCTCTACAGCATGGACACTGGAAAATGTTGTAGGACGTTTACGACGTGGGACGGAAGTCAAGTTTATGGTTGTGATAATTTCTTCTTCCGTAGTGTTGATACTGTTAATCAAGCTCTCGGAGTAGTGGGGTGGAGATGA
- the infB gene encoding translation initiation factor IF-2, producing MSVRSPFVVVMGHVDVGKTLLLDKIRGTSVAYREPGMITQHIGMSLVPWLAVERFAGPLVDRLKLRGRIWVPGFLFIDTPGHAAFSNLRKRGGSVADLAVLVVDITSGLEDQGAESLKLIQSRGVPFVIAANKLDRIYGWRSVENRPFLFAVEEQEWHAVATLEERIGKLIDELSRFGIEADRYDRVRDFSRQVPIVPTSAVTGEGIADLLVVLAGVSQRFIPRERLQVTDGPARGVVMEVKEEKGLGVVADAIIYDGRIRKGDVVVTAGLDGPREARVRMLVMPKPLEEMRDPEDRYMAVEEVRAAAGVRIVADGLEGVVAGAPIYAVWDPQAIPHVQKQIKEEIAEIKIESDREGVIVRADTFGTLESTILFLRQQGVPVRKADVGPPTHKDVVEAVLSRRKNPAYGVILAFNVKVPPDVEKEAASSGVKIIKGEILYRIFDEYTKWSHEVKTKTVEQILSQLTRPAKIQLLPGFVFRRSDPAIVGVKVLAGTLKPGVTLVKDGREVGRVMQIQKQGKPVNEAAAGDEVAISIQGDVIVGRQIKEGDVLYVYIPDDQARQWLFQYKQHLREDEIKALEEYLKARRRGSG from the coding sequence ATGTCTGTGAGGTCTCCTTTCGTCGTGGTGATGGGCCACGTGGATGTGGGGAAGACCCTCCTGCTGGACAAGATCAGGGGCACCTCTGTGGCTTACCGGGAGCCCGGCATGATTACACAGCACATAGGCATGAGTCTGGTGCCGTGGCTGGCGGTGGAGAGGTTCGCGGGGCCTCTGGTGGACCGCCTAAAGCTTAGGGGGAGGATATGGGTCCCCGGCTTCCTCTTCATAGACACGCCGGGCCACGCCGCTTTTTCAAACTTGAGGAAGAGGGGCGGCTCCGTCGCGGATTTGGCCGTTCTCGTCGTGGACATAACCTCCGGCCTCGAGGACCAGGGCGCCGAGTCGCTTAAGCTAATCCAGAGCCGCGGGGTGCCCTTCGTAATCGCCGCCAACAAGCTGGACAGGATCTACGGGTGGAGGTCTGTGGAGAACAGGCCCTTCCTATTCGCCGTGGAGGAGCAGGAGTGGCACGCCGTCGCCACGCTAGAGGAGAGGATAGGCAAGCTGATAGACGAGCTCTCCCGATTCGGCATAGAGGCCGACAGATACGACCGCGTCAGAGACTTCTCCCGCCAGGTCCCCATCGTCCCCACAAGCGCCGTGACGGGTGAGGGAATCGCAGACCTCCTCGTAGTCCTGGCCGGGGTGAGCCAGCGCTTCATCCCCCGGGAGAGGCTCCAGGTAACAGACGGCCCCGCCAGAGGCGTCGTCATGGAGGTAAAGGAGGAGAAGGGCCTCGGCGTGGTGGCCGACGCCATTATATACGACGGGAGGATTAGAAAAGGCGACGTGGTGGTCACCGCAGGCCTAGACGGCCCCAGAGAGGCCCGGGTCAGGATGCTCGTCATGCCCAAGCCGCTAGAGGAGATGAGAGACCCCGAGGACAGGTATATGGCGGTGGAGGAGGTCAGAGCCGCCGCCGGCGTCCGCATAGTGGCGGACGGCCTAGAGGGCGTGGTGGCCGGCGCGCCGATATACGCAGTGTGGGATCCCCAAGCCATCCCCCACGTCCAGAAGCAGATAAAAGAGGAGATAGCCGAGATAAAAATCGAGTCCGACAGGGAGGGCGTCATAGTGAGGGCGGACACCTTCGGCACCCTGGAGAGCACCATCCTCTTCCTCAGACAGCAAGGCGTCCCCGTGAGGAAGGCCGACGTCGGGCCCCCGACCCACAAAGACGTGGTCGAAGCAGTACTCAGCAGGAGGAAAAATCCGGCGTACGGCGTAATACTCGCCTTCAACGTCAAGGTGCCGCCCGACGTCGAGAAGGAGGCGGCGTCCTCCGGTGTGAAGATCATCAAGGGGGAGATACTCTACCGCATCTTCGACGAGTATACCAAGTGGTCTCACGAGGTCAAGACCAAGACAGTGGAGCAGATACTATCCCAGCTCACGAGGCCCGCCAAGATACAGCTACTCCCCGGCTTCGTGTTCCGCCGTAGCGACCCGGCCATCGTTGGGGTGAAGGTGCTTGCCGGCACTCTGAAGCCCGGCGTCACCCTCGTGAAAGACGGCAGAGAGGTGGGGAGGGTTATGCAGATCCAGAAGCAGGGAAAGCCGGTAAACGAAGCCGCCGCAGGCGACGAGGTTGCAATCTCCATCCAAGGCGACGTCATAGTAGGCCGCCAGATCAAAGAAGGAGACGTGCTCTACGTATACATCCCAGACGACCAGGCCCGGCAGTGGCTATTCCAGTACAAGCAACACCTCCGCGAAGACGAGATCAAGGCTCTAGAGGAGTACCTAAAGGCAAGGAGAAGAGGGTCGGGGTAA